In Aspergillus flavus chromosome 3, complete sequence, one genomic interval encodes:
- a CDS encoding pyridoxal-dependent decarboxylase, whose amino-acid sequence MGSVGISADEVVDNLIRKHIEELSNDPYVSQSDHPFFVADGSRIVEQHLRWKSSLPDIQPFYAVKCNSDVNFLRYLDRLGVNFDCASQGEIELILSLGVDPSRIIFAHPCKSISALHFAAKQGIRWATFDNIDELEKVKQHSPQIGLLLRIFAEDDGAKVCLGDKFGAPWNTTVALLKRARELHLQIVGVSFHIGSGASDPEAFTTAIQQARHVFDQGERLGFNMTVLDVGGGFQHTNFEFMASSLRPALAREFGDRPVRVIAEPGRFYATPCYTLVCKVIARRTHIGAAPSNPADMLYQNDGLYGCFSCGWSEGEEYMPVLVKQNEGRDDHRESGEHRYSLWGPTCDSIDQIAKEVVMDGEVKVGDWLVYKDMGAYTMSASSQFNGFPNSYTVIYQDF is encoded by the exons ATGGGAAGTGTGGGCATCTCTGCAGATGAGGTCGTTGACAACCTGATCCGCAAACATATTGAGGAATTGAGCAACGACCCATATGTTTCCCAAAGTGATCATCCCTTCTTCGTGGCCGATGGCAGCAGGATTGTCGAACAACACCTGCGGTGGAAGAGCTCCTTGCCAGATATCCAGCCATTCTATG CGGTGAAATGCAACTCAGATGTGAACTTCCTCCGGTACCTCGACCGGCTAGGAGTCAACTTTGATTGCGCCTCCCAGGGCGAAATTGAACTTATCCTTAGCCTGGGCGTTGACCCTTCTCGCATCATCTTTGCCCATCCATGCAAGTCCATTTCCGCGCTACACTTTGCTGCTAAGCAAGGTATTCGCTGGGCTACCTTTGATAACATCGATGaactggagaaggtcaagcAACATAGTCCGCAGATAGGGCTTCTGCTTCGTATatttgctgaagatgacgggGCAAAAGTCTGTCTGGGCGACAAGTTTGGTGCCCCTTGGAACACTACGGTAGCCTTGCTGAAGAGGGCAAGGGAATTACACCTGCAGATAGTAGGTGTCAGCTTTCACATCG GGTCTGGAGCGTCTGACCCCGAGGCATTTACCACAGCTATACAGCAGGCAAGGCACGTGTTCGACCAAGGTGAACGTCTAGGGTTCAACATGACCGTTCTAGACGTGGGCGGTGGATTCCAACACACAAACTTCGAGTTCATGGCTTCCAGCCTACGCCCAGCCCTCGCACGAGAGTTCGGCGATCGACCAGTGCGGGTAATTGCAGAGCCAGGCCGATTCTATGCAACGCCATGTTACACCTTAGTTTGCAAGGTTATTGCGCGTCGCACGCATATTGGAGCAGCTCCTTCCAACCCCGCGGACATGCTGTATCAAAATGACGGACTGTACGGTTGTTTCAGCTGCGGCTGGAGTGAGGGTGAAGAGTACATGCCAGTACTGGTTAAACAaaatgaaggaagagatgatcATCGAGAAAGTGGGGAGCACAGGTACTCCCTCTGGGGCCCTACTTGCGACAGCATCGATCAAATCGCGAAAGAAGTTGTCATGGATGGTGAGGTTAAGGTTGGTGATTGGTTGGTATACAAGGATATGGGAG CCTATACAATGTCGGCATCATCCCAGTTTAATGGGTTTCCGAATAGCTACACTGTAATTTACCAAGATTTCTAA
- a CDS encoding cytochrome protein (cytochrome P450 monooxygenase) produces the protein MAVSLSFLTYLSLIVAGVYLARKISRAVQSVYLRQFKKRHGCLPPPRDHHKDPVLGLDEVRSMLRVFREDYLMEYTLEKYRRHGNTFATSVLGDDDIFTAEPENIKTILAVKFKQFDLGETRRRTFHPLLGDGIFAADGPQWEHSRTLLRPSFTRTQIAATDLHERHIQRLISRIPRDGSTVDLQELFFNLTLDTATEFLFGESVESLRLGSSAGSSSFAHHFNVAQDEIAFSMVIAPFDQLIFRPRFRESVRVARGYVGNFVKKAIEYRHSLDAEKHAGDTTDSQSRYVFLEELAKETDNPSDITDQILNILLAGRDTTASLLSMVFYNLARRPDIWDLLRSEVATLGGKCPSFEELKQLKYLSWVINETLRLYPVVPSNSRTANEDTFLPVGGGPDGKSPVFVAKGQRVAYDVYVMHRRHDIFGPDAEEFRPERWETIRPGWGYLPFNGGPRICLGQQFALTEASYTTVRIVQSFKEITSRDPEPYRERLALTLASRHGTKVAMVPV, from the exons ATGGCTGTTTCCCTGAGTTTTCTTACATATCTCTCTCTGATAGTTGCGGGCGTATATCTTGCCCGCAAGATAAGTAGAGCAGTTCAAAGTGTGTACT TACGACAGTTCAAAAAACGACACGGTTGCTTGCCTCCGCCAAGAGATCACCATAAAGATCCCGTGCTGGGCTTAGATGAAGTGCGATCTATGCTTCGGGTGTTTCGTGAGGACTACCTGATGGAATACACGCTAGAAAAATATCGACGTCATGGGAACACCTTCGCGACCTCAGTTCTGGGTGACGATGATATATTCACTGCTGAACCGGAGAACATCAAAACCATCCTGGCGGTGAAGTTTAAACAGTTCGACCTGGGAGAAACAAGACGGAGAACATTCCATCCGCTCTTAGGCGATGGCATCTTCGCAGCCGATGGCCCACAATGGGAACATTCTCGGACTCTGTTGAGACCGAGTTTTACTCGGACACAGATCGCGGCGACCGATCTGCATGAGAGACACATCCAAAGGCTGATCAGCCGGATTCCTCGAGATGGTTCGACGGTGGACCTTCAAGAGCTCTTTTTCAATCTG ACACTCGATACGGCGACTGAGTTTCTATTCGGAGAGTCTGTTGAGTCTTTGCGCCTTGGATCTTCCGCTGGGTCATCCAGTTTTGCCCATCACTTCAATGTCGCTCAGGATGAAATAGCGTTTAGTATGGTTATCGCACCATTCGATCAACTGATTTTCAGACCCAGGTTCAGAGAGTCTGTCAGAGTAGCGAGAGGATATGTCGGCAACTTTGTGAAAAAGGCTATTGAATACCGACACTCCCTCGACGCTGAGAAACATGCGGGTGATACAACCGACTCACAGTCGCGATATGTATTTCTCGAAGAGCTCGCCAAGGAAACAGACAATCCAAGCGATATCACCGATCAAATCTTAAACATCCTACTTGCAGGGCGAGACACGACCGCCAGTCTCCTGAGCATGGTATTCTACAACCTCGCACGACGGCCAGATATCTGGGATCTCCTCAGAAGCGAAGTTGCAACACTCGGCGGGAAATGCCCATCCTTCGAGGAGCTGAAACAGTTGAAATACCTATCCTGGGTGATCAACGAGA CTCTGCGCCTATACCCCGTCGTCCCATCCAACAGCCGCACAGCAAACGAAGACACCTTCCTCCCCGTCGGCGGCGGACCAGACGGGAAGTCACCCGTGTTCGTCGCCAAGGGCCAAAGGGTCGCCTACGATGTGTACGTGATGCATCGACGCCACGATATATTCGGTCCCGACGCGGAAGAGTTTCGTCCGGAACGATGGGAGACCATACGACCCGGTTGGGGCTATCTACCATTTAACGGGGGCCCTCGCATTTGCCTCGGACAGCAATTTGCCTTGACTGAGGCGTCTTACACGACCGTACGAATCGTGCAGTCGTTCAAGGAGATCACTAGTCGGGACCCGGAGCCGTATCGGGAACGTCTCGCCCTTACATTGGCGAGTAGACATGGAACGAAGGTGGCGATGGTGCCTgtttag
- a CDS encoding fungal-specific transcription factor domain-containing protein — protein MYQNRICKSCEQCRARKVRCIVSREDPSRCTHCIKRDERCEFKQARRRFKPQPQRAPQLGEPSLSSLAHGSREYNDGQATPGLAPLFVDQLLDSQPPKGVLHDEVHVLRSQENEVCSSNLAFFSEKKIQSLTLKLENSRLKELVDSIEALIEDRVTARGATSISPVTFKKPPGSTRISLELTRAYVDVYFKRIHPMYPFLDRQSFEETAFSATLAQTLEGTPAFSALYHAVLALGCQYHDGGSFDPGKGKAWKFFQMSLGLMVDILVPRESLLSLQALTAMSIFAMNTCCLQIDEILIMEAARMAHALRYHRAICSREQQVWCLRTFWVIYGMEKQLAFQNRENSLIADYNVGCPIPETPEASFGSYNWFLSSIRFARITSQAYELLFSITATQSSTETYYTRIDHVHERLEKWRLTVPDGFRPGESCSPQTFTEPVSKMVALQTHYSYHSMVIALARLTLQIGSDDGVRQEDSRRSLMASARRIIELTQYIDKAPHTPLFILAIMPLVALFLLFDFVIHNPTHPETKTSLAMLDIVSGHFALVEHASNGSLPCSLASEFAHIARQHVRDVNGGRGLGEIMDATLTPAQRPFRGHIKTGSGVVSNAQLPVALEHNAPDNQQPHVELSGELEPYKHTESVGESADSLYYPAMDASFDFGSDPLLPGIDLRTLFGSVMPNGFDSPEDASNFGGIMPTPPT, from the exons ATGTATCAAAACCGGATCTGCAAGTCCTGCGAACAATGCAGGGCTCGTAAAGTACGGTGCATCG TATCTCGGGAGGACCCTTCCAGATGCACGCATTGCATT AAGCGTGATGAGCGCTGCGAGTTCAAACAGGCTAGACGCCGGTTCAAGCCTCAGCCCCAAAGAGCACCCC AACTAGGCGAGCCCTCGCTATCAAGCCTGGCTCACGGTAGCAGAGAATACAATGATGGACAGGCTACACCAGGCTTAGCACCATTATTTGTGGACCAGTTATTAGATAGCCAACCCCCCAAGGGCGTGCTCCATGATGAAGTTCATGTGTTAAGG TCCCAGGAAAACGAAG TGTGCAGCTCGAACCTGGCCTTCTTTTCTGAGAAAAAGATTCAATCTTTGACCCTAAAACTGGAGAATTCTCGTCTCAAAGAGTTGGTCGACAGTATTGAAGCTCTCATTGAGGACCGTGTTACCGCACGGGGTGCGACGTCCATTTCCCCAGTTACGTTCAAAAAGCCACCCGGCTCCACGCGTATCTCTCTGGAGCTGACTCGGGCATATGTAGATG TCTACTTTAAGCGTATCCATCCGATGTACCCGTTCCTTGACCGACAGAGCTTCGAGGAGACGGCGTTTTCGGCGACCCTTGCGCAGACATTGGAAGGCACTCCTGCATTTTCTGCTCTGTATCACGCAGTCCTTGCATTGGGATGTCAGTACCATGATGGCGGATCCTTCGACCCCGGGAAGGGCAAAGCATGGAAATTCTTCCAAATGTCACTAGGCCTAATGGTCGACATTCTCGTACCACGAGAATCGTTGCTTAGCCTACAAGCCTTGACTGCTATGTCCATTTTTGCCATGAACACCTGTTGCTTGCAGATCGACGAAATCCTAATCATGGAAGCAGCGCGCATGGCGCACGCGCTCAGATATCACCGAGCCATTTGCAGCAGAGAGCAACAAGTGTGGTGTCTGCGCACATTTTGGGTTATCTACGGCATGGAGAAGCAGTTAGCATTTCAAAATAGGGAGAACTCG TTGATCGCAGATTATAACGTAGGGTGTCCAATTCCAGAAACACCAGAGGCGAGCTTTGGGAGCTATAACTGGTTTTTGTCCTCCATCCGATTTGCCAGGATAACATCACAAGCATATGAGCTTCTATTCTCCATTACCGCCACTCAAAGCTCCACAGAAACATACTACACAAGAATTGATCATGTCCATGAGCGCCTGGAAAAATGGCGACTGACCGTGCCAGACGGTTTTCGACCTGGAGAGTCTTGTTCTCCACAAACCTTCACCGAACCTGTCTCTAAAATGGTCGCTCTCCAAACCCATTACTCCTACCATAGTATGGTCATTGCTTTAGCGCGACTTACCCTCCAGATCGGCTCAGACGATGGTGTGCGACAAGAAGACAGCAGACGAAGTCTGATGGCTTCTGCTCGACGGATAATTGAGCTGACTCAATATATTGACAAGGCACCCCATACACCACTGTT TATTCTTGCCATCATGCCACTTGTAgccctctttctccttttcgaCTTCGTAATCCACAATCCCACACACCCGGAAACAAAGACCAGTTTGGCAATGCTTGATATTGTTTCGGGGCACTTCGCTCTTGTTGAGCATGCATCGAATGGATCCTTGCCCTGCTCATTGGCCTCAGAGTTTGCCCACATAGCGCGACAGCACGTCAGAGATGTAAACGGTGGACGTGGTCTCGGGGAAATTATGGACGCCACTCTTACCCCGGCACAAAGACCTTTCCGTGGCCATATCAAGACAGGATCGGGTGTCGTGAGTAACGCTCAACTGCCAGTAGCATTGGAACACAACGCACCC GACAATCAACAACCCCATGTTGAGCTTAGTGGGGAGTTGGAACCATACAAGCATACAGAGAGCGTCGGTGAGTCGGCAGATAGTCTCTACTATCCTGCAATGGATGCTAGTTTCGACTTCGGTAGCGACCCTCTGTTGCCCGGGATTGATCTACGGACGTTGTTCGGGTCGGTCATGCCGAATGGCTTTGATTCACCTGAAGATGCCTCCAATTTTGGTGGGATTATGCCGACGCCTCCAACGTAG
- a CDS encoding major facilitator superfamily domain-containing protein, whose product MAETETISTNPNLPRPPSISSDNTIHVASVPAGPGSEDDTPPLHAVNVALRWNGSKTMIWRVLATFWCALVMGSNDAAYGAIIPYLEVSYDKSYTIISLVFLSPFLGYTVSAVVSNLIHQRFGRRGVAFIGPACHLLAFAVISSNPPFPVLVIMYIFVGLGSGIQNAGWNVWISSLANSHEVLGCFHGFYGVGATVSPLIATTLITKAGWHWNSCYYLLTGAAALELVNATSAFWTETGSKYRQDNPSSPGSNGSRSPNQTRLSLTYRVTWICAIFLFLYGGCEVAIGGWIVVFMTSIRHGTPFASGMAETGFWLGITLGRFILGFVSPRIGERLSIIVYIVLAIALELIFWLVPKFIVSAVAVALVGFFLGTIFPGVVVVATRMLPKHLHVAAIGFAAAFSMGGGAVFPFMIGAIAQAKGVAVLQPILLAMLAVALMIWGTLLRAPLHQSQHQV is encoded by the exons ATGGCCGAAACTGAGACTATCTCTACAAATCCAAatcttcctcgtccaccTTCTATCTCGTCTGACAATACAATACACGTTGCATCTGTCCCAGCGGGCCCCGGATCTGAGGATGACACTCCTCCCTTACACGCAGTCAACGTCGCCCTGCGGTGGAACGGGTCAAAGACTATGATCTGGAGAGTACTGGCTACCTTCTGGTGTGCCTTAGTCATGGGGTCCAATGATGCGGCATATGGAGCGATAATTCCTTAC CTCGAGGTCTCTTACGATAAGAGCTATACTATCATTTCCCTAGTATTCCTGTCACCATTTCTGGGCTACACTGTCTCCGCCGTTGTCAGTAATCTGATCCACCAGCGCTTCGGTCGTCGAGGTGTGGCGTTTATCGGCCCAGCATGTCACTTGCTTGCCTTTGCCGTCATATCAAGTAATCCTCCCTTTCCGGTGCTGGTGATCATGTATATCTTCGTCGGGCTTGGAAGCGGGATCCAGAATGCGGGGTGGAACGTGTGGATCAGCAGTCTGGCCAACTCTCACGAAGTACTCGGATGTTTTCACGGGTTCTATGGTGTTGGGGCTACAGTCAGTCCTCTTATTGCGACTACCCTGATTACAAAAGCCGGCTGGCATTGGAATTCATGCTATTACCTCCTA ACGGGAGCTGCCGCTTTAGAACTCGTCAATGCAACCAGCGCATTCTGGACGGAGACCGGATCCAAATACCGACAGGACAATCCGTCGTCCCCGGGTAGTAATGGCAGTAGATCTCCCAACCAGACCAGACTATCACTGACCTACCGTGTCACCTGGATCTgcgccatcttcctcttcctatATGGCGGTTGTGAGGTAGCCATCGGAGGTTGGATTGTCGTATTCATGACCAGTATACGCCACGGCACTCCCTTCGCATCCGGCATGGCCGAAACAGGCTTCTGGCTCGGCATTACACTGGGCCGCTTTATATTGGGATTCGTCTCACCCCGCATCGGCGAAAGACTATCAATCATCGTATATATCGTGCTTGCCATTGCGCTGGAACTGATCTTCTGGCTCGTTCCGAAGTTTATCGTCTCGGCTGTGGCGGTTGCACTGGTGGGGTTCTTCTTGGGAACTATTTTCCCCGGCGTCGTGGTCGTTGCTACTCGCATGTTGCCGAAGCACTTGCATGTCGCGGCTATTGGTTTTGCGGCTGCGTTCTCTATGGGTGGAGGAGCTGTCTTCCCTTTTATGATCGGGGCTATTGCACAGGCTAAGGGAGTGGCGGTGCTGCAGCCTATTTTGCTGGCGATGTTGGCCGTTGCGCTGATGATTTGGGGAACACTGCTTCGAGCGCCCTTGCATCAGTCACAACATCAAGTTTGA